One genomic window of Ruminococcus gauvreauii includes the following:
- a CDS encoding Gfo/Idh/MocA family protein, producing the protein MKLKFGMVGGGNGAFIGNVHRHGAVMDDLAVLTAGCFTRNMEKNLETARTWGVSDESRVYADYREMAERESSLEDGIDFVSITTPNDTHYEIAKCFMEHGIHIMCDKPLALTAAEGEELAALAEKKGLLFGVTYTYIGYAMVRQARDLIDAGEIGNILTVVSEYPQEWLLVQMVSDRSDQATWRMDPARSGPSGCCADIGTHVECLVSKMTGLEIDSVLARFERLPKSQELPLENNVQVLVNYKGGVSGMIWTSQVAVGHETDLTIRIFGDKGAIEWEHKNPAVLKVTRINEPPQLYTATRDYVSEACRDLSRLPSGHPEGFFEAFGNIYRGFCSHLLKLKEGFDPGSYRYPTVEDGVRGIKFVDACIKSNREGNVWTSVD; encoded by the coding sequence ATGAAACTGAAGTTTGGAATGGTAGGCGGCGGAAACGGTGCATTTATTGGCAATGTGCACAGACACGGTGCTGTCATGGATGATCTGGCAGTGCTCACGGCAGGATGTTTTACAAGAAATATGGAAAAGAATCTGGAGACTGCCCGTACCTGGGGCGTTTCAGATGAAAGCCGTGTTTATGCAGACTACCGTGAGATGGCTGAAAGAGAGAGTTCTCTGGAAGATGGAATTGATTTTGTATCCATCACGACACCGAATGATACGCACTATGAGATCGCAAAATGCTTTATGGAGCACGGAATTCATATTATGTGTGACAAACCGCTGGCGCTGACAGCAGCTGAGGGTGAGGAACTGGCTGCACTCGCAGAAAAAAAAGGATTGCTGTTCGGTGTGACCTATACATATATCGGTTATGCGATGGTCCGGCAGGCCAGAGATCTGATTGATGCCGGTGAGATTGGCAATATTCTGACGGTTGTCAGCGAGTATCCGCAGGAGTGGCTGCTGGTACAGATGGTCAGTGACCGATCGGATCAGGCTACGTGGCGGATGGATCCGGCGAGAAGCGGTCCTTCGGGCTGCTGTGCGGACATCGGAACACATGTGGAATGTCTGGTCTCAAAGATGACGGGGCTGGAGATAGACAGTGTGCTGGCAAGATTTGAACGTCTGCCGAAATCCCAGGAACTTCCGCTGGAAAATAATGTGCAGGTGCTGGTCAACTATAAAGGCGGAGTTTCCGGCATGATCTGGACTTCACAGGTTGCAGTCGGACATGAGACTGACCTTACGATCCGCATATTCGGCGATAAAGGAGCAATTGAGTGGGAACATAAGAACCCGGCTGTACTGAAGGTAACTCGCATCAATGAGCCGCCGCAGCTGTATACGGCAACGCGTGATTACGTTTCAGAGGCATGCCGTGATCTTTCCAGGCTGCCTTCAGGGCATCCGGAAGGATTTTTTGAGGCATTCGGGAATATCTACCGCGGATTCTGCTCACACCTGCTGAAACTGAAGGAGGGATTTGATCCAGGAAGCTATCGCTATCCGACAGTGGAGGATGGAGTGCGCGGAATTAAATTTGTCGATGCGTGCATAAAGAGTAACAGGGAAGGAAATGTCTGGACAAGTGTAGACTGA
- the ltrA gene encoding group II intron reverse transcriptase/maturase yields the protein MNVTNDGFKDRQLHIEDYLQRVSAEQKEYAEVSAHQRIAENNNNITDFQTDNLMEQILHRDNLNKAYKKVKSNKGAGGVDGMSVDELLGFLRDNQEQLTQQIKDGKYKPNPVRRVEIPKETKGEFRKLGVPTVVDRVFQQAITQVLSPIYEKQFSKNSFGFRPNRGAHDALKQCQTNVNDGYVYVVDMDLEKFFDTVCQSKLIEVLSRTIKDGHVISLIHKYLNAGVISGGIFEKTEVGMPQGGPLSPILSNIMLNELDKELTSRGHRFVRYADDCMIFCKSRKSAERTLDNIVPYIEGKLFLKVNRTKTGVAHISRVKYLGYSFYRYKGKCRFRVHSKSVTKMKNKIRELTDRSNGWGNEYRALKLTQFIRGWVNYFGMADMKSLLQSNDEWLRHRIRAIYWKQWKKVKTKFKELKKLGVEKEKAWICANMRNRNWYCSGYFVLQTAFNNKKLCELGYPTFTEFYLKICEN from the coding sequence ATGAATGTAACCAATGATGGATTTAAGGACAGACAACTTCATATAGAGGACTATCTGCAAAGGGTATCTGCGGAACAGAAAGAGTATGCAGAAGTGTCCGCCCATCAGAGGATTGCTGAAAACAACAACAACATCACAGATTTTCAGACGGACAATCTAATGGAACAGATTTTACACAGGGATAACCTAAACAAGGCTTATAAGAAAGTAAAATCAAACAAAGGGGCAGGCGGTGTTGACGGAATGAGCGTGGATGAACTTCTAGGCTTTCTAAGAGATAACCAAGAGCAACTAACCCAACAGATAAAGGATGGGAAATATAAGCCCAACCCAGTCCGTAGGGTAGAAATACCCAAAGAAACAAAAGGCGAGTTCAGAAAACTGGGAGTGCCTACAGTGGTAGATAGAGTGTTTCAACAGGCAATCACACAGGTGCTATCGCCGATTTATGAGAAACAGTTTTCGAAGAACAGTTTTGGGTTTCGTCCAAACAGAGGTGCACACGATGCACTGAAACAATGCCAGACAAATGTCAATGATGGATATGTATACGTGGTAGATATGGATTTAGAGAAGTTCTTTGACACAGTATGTCAGAGCAAACTAATTGAAGTACTATCACGAACCATCAAGGATGGACATGTAATATCGCTCATTCACAAATATCTCAATGCTGGAGTTATTAGTGGAGGGATATTTGAAAAGACAGAGGTCGGTATGCCACAAGGGGGACCATTAAGCCCGATCCTAAGTAATATAATGCTGAATGAACTGGATAAGGAACTAACAAGCAGAGGACATAGATTTGTCCGATACGCAGATGACTGTATGATTTTTTGTAAAAGCAGAAAAAGTGCAGAAAGAACCTTAGACAATATAGTGCCATATATCGAGGGAAAACTATTCCTTAAAGTAAATCGCACCAAAACTGGCGTGGCACACATCAGTAGAGTCAAGTACCTTGGCTATAGTTTCTATAGATACAAGGGAAAATGCAGATTTCGAGTACATTCTAAATCAGTAACGAAGATGAAGAATAAAATCAGAGAACTTACTGACAGAAGCAATGGATGGGGAAATGAATATCGAGCATTAAAATTGACACAGTTTATTAGAGGATGGGTAAACTACTTTGGAATGGCTGATATGAAAAGTCTATTACAGAGTAATGATGAGTGGTTACGCCATAGAATAAGGGCAATCTATTGGAAACAGTGGAAGAAAGTCAAAACAAAGTTTAAAGAACTCAAAAAGTTAGGAGTAGAAAAGGAAAAGGCATGGATATGTGCCAACATGCGAAATAGAAATTGGTATTGTAGTGGATATTTCGTGCTTCAGACTGCTTTTAACAATAAGAAACTCTGTGAATTAGGTTATCCAACATTCACAGAGTTCTATTTGAAAATATGTGAAAACTAA
- the iolG gene encoding inositol 2-dehydrogenase produces the protein MAKKVRIGMLGAGRIGKLHATNLVNAVPDAEVVMIADPFMNEATEEWAKGLGITNVTKDSEAVFANPDVDAVFICSSTDTHAEFIVKAAEAGKHIFCEKPIATDIKVIEDALAAVDKAGVKLQVGFVRRFDHNHKKVRDTVASGMLGAPSIVKVTSRDPEAPPMAYVKVSGGIFMDMMIHDFDMVRYLSGSEVTEVSAYGTVMIDEEFKKYDDVDTAIVMLKFENGAIGVIDNSREAPYGYDQRTEVHCAKGCVQVANDLNDTSMISTADGVVCEKPTWFFLERYNNAFIAETNAFVDAVMNDKEVPVGGIDGLMPVKIAKAAKISLDEGRPVKISEI, from the coding sequence ATGGCAAAAAAAGTTAGAATCGGTATGTTAGGTGCCGGAAGAATCGGTAAACTTCATGCTACAAATCTGGTAAACGCTGTACCGGACGCTGAAGTTGTTATGATTGCAGATCCATTCATGAATGAAGCAACAGAAGAGTGGGCAAAAGGACTTGGTATCACAAATGTCACAAAAGATTCCGAAGCTGTATTTGCAAATCCAGATGTTGACGCAGTATTTATCTGTTCATCAACAGACACACATGCTGAATTTATTGTAAAGGCCGCAGAGGCAGGAAAGCATATTTTCTGTGAGAAACCAATTGCAACAGATATCAAAGTGATTGAAGATGCGCTTGCAGCAGTAGATAAAGCCGGTGTTAAACTTCAGGTTGGATTCGTTCGCCGTTTCGACCACAACCACAAAAAAGTCAGAGATACCGTTGCATCCGGAATGCTGGGCGCTCCAAGTATCGTTAAAGTTACATCACGTGACCCGGAAGCTCCGCCAATGGCATATGTGAAAGTATCCGGTGGTATCTTCATGGATATGATGATTCATGACTTTGATATGGTTCGTTACCTGTCTGGAAGCGAAGTTACAGAAGTAAGTGCTTACGGTACAGTCATGATTGACGAAGAGTTCAAGAAATATGATGATGTTGATACAGCAATCGTTATGCTGAAATTTGAAAATGGTGCGATCGGTGTTATCGATAACAGCCGTGAAGCTCCATACGGATATGATCAGAGAACAGAAGTTCACTGTGCAAAGGGTTGTGTACAGGTAGCTAACGACCTGAACGATACTTCCATGATCAGCACAGCTGACGGTGTTGTCTGCGAAAAACCGACCTGGTTCTTCCTTGAAAGATATAACAATGCATTCATCGCAGAGACAAACGCATTTGTTGACGCTGTCATGAATGACAAAGAAGTTCCGGTAGGCGGAATCGATGGCTTAATGCCGGTTAAGATTGCGAAAGCAGCTAAAATCTCTCTGGATGAAGGCCGTCCGGTAAAAATTTCCGAGATCTAA